The Breoghania sp. genome has a segment encoding these proteins:
- a CDS encoding cysteine hydrolase: MGLKQQALKISMTVAGAGLGAGLTIVAGALILGLGASQAPAQDKEARAATATMPPINDGLPMPGFEITRGNTALVITDPQNDFLSPKGVTWGVVGQSITSNGTVDNLAALFDVAKRTDMPVFVSPHYYYEHDHKWHFEGALERLMHSIGMFDRPDALSLEGFEGSGADWLERYKPYINDGKTVVTSPHKIYGPDSNDLALQLRKAGIDKVILGGMSSNLCTESHMRSLIEAGFEVMVVTDATAGAITEHYDGYAASLTNFRMIASAIDNTENTVRAIEAAHGM; this comes from the coding sequence ATGGGACTGAAACAGCAGGCTCTCAAGATCAGCATGACGGTCGCCGGCGCCGGGCTCGGCGCGGGACTGACCATCGTCGCCGGCGCGCTCATCCTGGGCCTTGGAGCCAGCCAGGCTCCTGCGCAGGACAAGGAGGCGCGTGCCGCAACCGCAACCATGCCGCCGATCAATGACGGCCTGCCGATGCCGGGCTTCGAGATCACCCGCGGCAACACGGCACTCGTCATCACCGACCCGCAAAACGACTTCCTGTCCCCCAAAGGCGTGACCTGGGGCGTCGTCGGTCAGAGCATCACCTCAAACGGCACGGTCGACAATCTCGCCGCGCTCTTCGATGTCGCCAAGCGTACCGACATGCCGGTCTTCGTCTCGCCGCACTATTACTACGAGCACGATCACAAGTGGCACTTCGAGGGCGCACTTGAGCGCCTGATGCACAGTATCGGCATGTTCGACCGCCCGGACGCGCTGAGCCTTGAAGGCTTCGAAGGATCGGGTGCGGACTGGCTGGAGCGCTACAAGCCCTACATCAACGACGGCAAGACCGTGGTGACAAGCCCGCACAAGATCTACGGCCCCGACAGCAACGATCTGGCGCTGCAGCTGCGCAAGGCCGGGATCGACAAGGTGATCCTGGGCGGCATGTCCTCAAATCTCTGCACGGAATCGCACATGCGGTCCCTGATCGAGGCGGGCTTCGAAGTCATGGTGGTGACCGACGCCACCGCCGGTGCGATCACCGAGCATTATGACGGCTATGCCGCGTCGCTGACGAATTTCCGCATGATCGCCAGCGCAATCGACAACACCGAAAACACCGTGCGCGCCATCGAGGCTGCCCACGGCATGTGA
- a CDS encoding AraC family transcriptional regulator ligand-binding domain-containing protein: MTDISAMFVRKQIDVAHNLPDKAALYASVGLTEEEARLPDMRVRAEDYFQLLEIIAESEWPELRFHMRVCANMRCEEFGAVGLALKSAPTLRHGFKRMGRYARLYNKASDFSVEENEDIYCWTHRRPEPVRLGNFLSNEAALATFLTLCREASGSDLTPVLVEFAHRREGGTASLAEHFGIEPEFGAEVDKMQFSLEDVDRPNPVGDAGIWKFFSDHLEQMLPPSVTEQDRLARQVIEEIASMLSDGVPQLADVAARLGMGTRTLQRRLAEGGRNYLKLVSVAQRELAQELVKETGYSLSEIAFLTGFSEQSAFTRAFKRWEGLTPGAFRQEQRTSIHAG, encoded by the coding sequence GTGACGGATATCTCCGCGATGTTCGTGCGCAAGCAGATCGATGTGGCGCATAATCTGCCGGACAAAGCGGCGCTTTATGCGTCTGTCGGCCTGACGGAGGAGGAAGCCAGACTTCCGGATATGCGTGTGCGTGCGGAAGATTATTTTCAGCTGTTGGAGATCATCGCCGAGAGCGAATGGCCCGAGCTGCGCTTTCACATGCGGGTCTGCGCGAATATGCGGTGCGAGGAGTTCGGCGCGGTCGGGCTGGCGCTGAAATCCGCGCCGACGCTTCGGCACGGGTTCAAGCGCATGGGGCGCTATGCGCGCCTCTACAACAAGGCATCCGACTTCTCAGTCGAGGAAAACGAAGACATCTATTGCTGGACGCATCGTCGTCCGGAGCCGGTCCGGCTGGGGAACTTCCTGTCGAACGAAGCGGCGCTTGCGACGTTCCTCACGCTTTGCCGGGAGGCGAGCGGCTCTGACCTGACACCTGTGCTGGTTGAGTTCGCGCATCGGCGCGAGGGAGGGACTGCCAGTCTTGCCGAACATTTCGGCATAGAGCCGGAGTTTGGTGCCGAGGTCGACAAGATGCAGTTCTCGCTTGAGGACGTCGATCGGCCCAATCCGGTGGGCGATGCCGGGATCTGGAAATTCTTCTCCGATCATCTGGAGCAGATGTTGCCGCCCTCGGTCACGGAGCAGGACCGGCTGGCGAGGCAGGTGATCGAGGAGATCGCCTCGATGCTCAGCGACGGGGTGCCGCAACTTGCCGATGTCGCAGCGCGCCTCGGCATGGGAACCCGCACCTTGCAGCGTCGGTTGGCCGAAGGAGGGCGCAACTATCTGAAGCTGGTCAGTGTGGCGCAGCGCGAATTGGCGCAGGAACTGGTGAAGGAAACCGGCTATTCCCTCTCCGAGATCGCCTTCCTCACCGGGTTTTCCGAACAGAGCGCCTTCACGCGCGCCTTCAAGAGGTGGGAAGGGCTGACGCCGGGCGCATTCCGGCAGGAACAACGCACCTCCATCCATGCAGGATAA
- a CDS encoding bacterioferritin encodes MSNDTTIKNLNKALQMEMAAAHQYQLNAQRLDDWGLSKLAAQMREEMQEEWGHSDRFIARVLFLKGVPEIAFEKTPVLHDSLVDLLKADLADEENAIAVYTKAAREAYEVGDIGTKALFEEIVLDEEGHKAWLELQLDLIERLGEKTYSSKLVTIGGDAEETD; translated from the coding sequence ATGTCGAATGACACAACAATCAAAAACCTGAACAAGGCGCTGCAAATGGAGATGGCCGCAGCGCATCAGTATCAGCTCAATGCTCAAAGGCTTGACGACTGGGGCCTTTCGAAACTTGCGGCGCAGATGCGGGAAGAGATGCAAGAGGAATGGGGACATTCCGATCGCTTTATTGCACGGGTCCTCTTCCTCAAAGGCGTTCCGGAGATCGCCTTCGAAAAGACACCTGTGCTTCACGACAGTCTGGTGGACCTGCTCAAGGCAGATCTGGCCGATGAGGAGAACGCAATCGCGGTCTACACCAAGGCTGCGCGGGAAGCTTATGAGGTCGGCGATATCGGCACCAAGGCCCTGTTTGAAGAGATCGTCCTCGACGAGGAAGGGCACAAGGCCTGGCTTGAGCTTCAGCTCGATCTGATCGAACGTCTCGGTGAGAAGACCTACAGCTCGAAGCTGGTTACCATCGGTGGCGATGCCGAGGAAACGGACTGA
- a CDS encoding TonB family protein has translation MTDGERIAAAIAISLALHWLFLKGIAPPSLETGSSDTIVVDFAPPDAAIALAAPLTLEEAGPPQESRETRADRRRKVLAAYLEAVSDAIHARRMTAVGSSGIGNVGFALTIDGSGNFADVQLLQSSGNPALDRDAQRAVLSASGAVPRPPLLGSGPLRIRLRVKYQYGL, from the coding sequence ATGACGGATGGCGAACGCATCGCTGCGGCGATCGCCATTTCGCTCGCCCTTCACTGGCTGTTCCTCAAGGGCATTGCGCCCCCATCGCTTGAGACCGGTTCAAGCGACACGATCGTCGTCGATTTCGCCCCTCCCGATGCCGCCATTGCCCTGGCCGCGCCCTTGACGCTTGAGGAGGCGGGACCACCGCAGGAAAGCCGGGAGACCCGGGCCGACCGTCGCCGCAAGGTGCTCGCCGCCTATCTGGAAGCCGTTTCCGATGCCATCCACGCCCGACGCATGACGGCGGTCGGCAGCTCCGGCATCGGCAATGTGGGCTTTGCCCTGACAATCGACGGAAGCGGCAACTTCGCCGATGTGCAGCTTCTGCAAAGTTCCGGCAACCCGGCGCTGGACCGGGACGCGCAACGCGCGGTGCTGTCTGCCAGCGGAGCCGTTCCCCGCCCCCCCTTGCTCGGCTCCGGGCCGCTCCGCATCCGGCTTCGCGTGAAATATCAATACGGGCTCTAG
- a CDS encoding biopolymer transporter ExbD, with amino-acid sequence MIELKRKDRQAGIPDVTPILDVVFILLIFFVIAAAFTTHGVEMNLPNSKQARTFAGRSLEVVLSADGQLMADSEAVDMRELGFKVRLAKETPGGMQIVLKADKNASVGMFLSAIGTIRDNGGDHLVIATRPAQAAARLPEMQP; translated from the coding sequence ATGATCGAGCTGAAACGCAAGGACCGGCAGGCTGGGATCCCCGACGTCACGCCGATCCTGGACGTCGTCTTCATTCTGCTGATCTTCTTCGTCATTGCCGCCGCCTTCACCACACACGGCGTGGAGATGAACCTGCCCAATTCGAAACAGGCGCGCACCTTTGCCGGGCGCTCCCTGGAAGTGGTGCTCTCCGCCGACGGCCAACTCATGGCAGATAGCGAAGCGGTGGATATGCGCGAACTGGGCTTCAAGGTGCGTCTGGCCAAAGAGACGCCGGGAGGCATGCAGATCGTGCTCAAGGCCGACAAGAATGCCTCGGTCGGCATGTTCCTGAGCGCGATCGGGACGATCCGCGACAATGGGGGAGATCATCTCGTGATCGCCACCCGTCCCGCCCAGGCCGCAGCCAGATTGCCGGAGATGCAGCCATGA
- a CDS encoding MotA/TolQ/ExbB proton channel family protein codes for MQLIEEGGFVMWPLIAISVLVIAVILDRLLVFTTQPLVDPDLEARLIAAGRGEATQETLATAIELRPTLRPLLEALFAKGAKATREGLATIAIEEIIRGLDRRVGVLGMAARVAPLLGLLGTVIGMIQTFSRLSAASGAIDMTMLADGIWQALLTTATGLVIAIPAVIAHGGFLRREEHVNFALARLANRVLMAEGSPGERAA; via the coding sequence ATGCAACTCATTGAAGAGGGCGGCTTCGTCATGTGGCCGCTGATCGCGATTTCCGTCCTGGTCATCGCGGTCATTCTCGACAGGCTTCTGGTGTTCACCACACAGCCGCTGGTCGATCCGGACCTGGAAGCCCGGCTCATCGCGGCCGGACGCGGCGAGGCCACCCAAGAGACGCTTGCAACCGCGATTGAACTGCGCCCGACCCTTCGCCCCCTTCTTGAGGCCCTGTTTGCCAAAGGGGCGAAGGCAACGCGGGAAGGACTGGCGACCATCGCGATCGAGGAGATCATCCGCGGGCTTGACCGGCGCGTCGGGGTTCTCGGCATGGCGGCGCGCGTGGCGCCTCTGCTCGGTCTTCTCGGTACGGTGATCGGCATGATCCAGACCTTCTCGCGGCTCTCCGCCGCAAGCGGCGCCATCGACATGACCATGCTGGCCGACGGCATCTGGCAGGCTCTGTTGACGACGGCGACCGGGCTCGTGATCGCCATTCCCGCCGTCATCGCCCATGGCGGCTTCCTGCGCCGGGAGGAGCATGTAAACTTCGCCCTCGCCCGCCTCGCCAATCGCGTGCTGATGGCCGAGGGCTCGCCCGGGGAACGAGCGGCATGA
- a CDS encoding CobW family GTP-binding protein translates to MTATSPFSRLFGPPGPRGLTPDALASLPRTWMTAACMNARFRRTEGWLGLCQCDSDPRAFTCRLEKHAGVFGLIPTSLDAEGSPRIIDYAICYFPSADDPWLDHFALHSAILAGTPDTQTRLRDFPAHDDLQAAFAIARLRVGVTPDGEGIGLSLTGERHRRVLVEAGIPAPGGGWLVPPDGADENLPAFALARDLLATLAAGLRVATAAAPTFTAGFETPSTVYQLGLDGTLHTLPAPDASRDTDCLIWGAISGLKPVLIPLDAAMRAQGTDLDIYRRDPISMAPVRDRPETENDRPGLTLLSGFLGSGKTTFLNQFIEYHTGHNELVTVIQNELGETGVDAMLLEGDDSVIEVDAGCVCCTLSGALEPAIRALRDRYRPDVIVLETTGLANPLNMVEELKDLDHLIRLDAVVSIVDASRFHETLATSDIAAGQIAAADTLILNKCDLADEATLAAIHEELARVNPEARVIEACQGRVNPKLLETGFKRLLAEPEEVATDDAPCCCGHAHDKPAHDAHHEHAHGHCCGQCGGQCEDAPDHQEHHDHHDDHGHHEDHGHHEQHAHSDHASHLGEGFGYLKLELPEAVDGDVLTRLLVDCPKSVERIKGVVRLVGDPDLRILQFVPGHAEFVMPERAITEPPFLIVIGRGVDSPEQSAHWAQLTEKRPHATH, encoded by the coding sequence ATGACCGCCACCTCGCCCTTCTCACGTCTTTTCGGCCCCCCGGGTCCACGCGGCCTCACCCCGGACGCCCTGGCGAGCCTGCCGCGAACCTGGATGACCGCAGCCTGCATGAACGCCCGGTTTCGCCGAACCGAAGGCTGGCTTGGCCTTTGCCAATGCGACAGTGATCCGCGCGCCTTCACCTGCCGCCTGGAAAAGCACGCCGGTGTTTTCGGCCTGATCCCGACAAGCCTCGATGCCGAAGGCTCGCCCCGCATCATCGACTACGCGATCTGCTATTTTCCCTCAGCGGACGATCCGTGGCTGGACCACTTCGCGCTTCATTCCGCGATCCTTGCCGGCACCCCCGACACGCAGACGCGCCTTCGCGACTTTCCAGCCCATGACGATCTCCAAGCCGCCTTTGCCATTGCCCGGCTGCGGGTTGGCGTTACGCCAGATGGTGAGGGCATAGGCCTGTCCCTGACCGGAGAACGTCACCGTCGCGTCCTGGTGGAGGCAGGCATTCCCGCCCCCGGCGGCGGCTGGCTCGTCCCCCCCGACGGCGCGGATGAAAACCTGCCCGCCTTTGCGCTGGCGCGCGATCTCCTTGCCACCCTTGCTGCCGGATTGCGGGTCGCGACCGCGGCTGCCCCCACCTTCACGGCAGGTTTCGAAACCCCATCGACCGTCTATCAACTCGGGCTCGACGGCACACTCCACACCCTGCCCGCGCCTGATGCCTCACGCGACACCGATTGCCTCATATGGGGCGCGATTTCCGGCCTCAAACCGGTATTGATACCGCTAGACGCCGCCATGCGCGCCCAAGGGACGGATCTCGACATCTACCGCAGGGACCCGATTTCCATGGCGCCGGTGCGCGACCGCCCCGAAACCGAAAACGACCGACCGGGACTGACGCTTCTGTCCGGGTTTCTCGGATCGGGCAAGACGACCTTCCTCAACCAGTTCATCGAATACCACACCGGTCACAACGAACTCGTCACCGTGATCCAGAACGAGCTTGGGGAAACGGGCGTCGATGCGATGCTGCTGGAAGGCGACGACTCCGTGATCGAAGTGGATGCGGGGTGCGTCTGCTGCACTCTGTCGGGCGCGCTCGAACCTGCCATCCGGGCACTGCGCGACCGCTACCGCCCGGATGTCATCGTGCTTGAGACCACCGGGCTCGCCAACCCTCTCAACATGGTGGAGGAACTGAAGGACCTCGATCACCTCATCCGTCTCGATGCGGTTGTCAGCATCGTCGATGCCAGCCGCTTCCACGAAACCCTTGCCACCTCCGACATCGCCGCCGGTCAGATAGCCGCCGCGGACACGCTGATCCTCAACAAGTGCGACCTCGCCGACGAGGCAACGCTCGCCGCGATCCACGAGGAGCTTGCAAGGGTGAACCCTGAGGCCCGCGTCATCGAGGCCTGCCAGGGCCGGGTCAATCCGAAGCTGCTCGAAACCGGGTTCAAGCGACTTCTTGCCGAGCCGGAGGAGGTGGCCACGGACGACGCGCCCTGCTGTTGCGGCCACGCGCACGACAAGCCGGCGCACGACGCGCATCACGAACACGCGCACGGCCATTGCTGTGGCCAATGCGGGGGACAATGCGAGGACGCGCCCGACCATCAGGAGCATCACGACCATCATGACGATCACGGCCATCATGAGGATCATGGCCATCATGAGCAGCATGCGCATTCCGATCACGCGTCCCATCTCGGCGAGGGCTTTGGATATCTGAAGCTCGAACTGCCCGAGGCGGTCGATGGCGACGTGCTGACCCGCCTGCTGGTCGATTGCCCGAAATCCGTCGAACGGATCAAGGGCGTTGTCCGGCTTGTTGGGGATCCCGATCTCAGGATCCTGCAATTCGTGCCCGGACATGCCGAATTCGTCATGCCGGAGCGCGCCATCACCGAGCCGCCCTTCCTGATCGTCATTGGCAGGGGGGTGGACAGTCCGGAGCAAAGCGCCCACTGGGCCCAACTGACAGAGAAGCGGCCTCATGCAACTCATTGA
- a CDS encoding MBL fold metallo-hydrolase: MTEQHTPTRRDFVKGAATGAIGGALLGMGAYSYSPMAYSRMPKVTRQQADFGACRSVKVTSISETSWFNNAHLVGDIHAAGGLLVDQYSINWPPFGNGKGVAKGSYEDGINSIRKMIPGDLEEAWATQEKLSLHPDNPGGYSCLIEVEDLDGSKHKYLLDAGWSYTWMDQSFKREAIDQMLAANEIEALILSHEHFDHFFGFPVVMKYNNTIPTYAHDGFYKEGMQYIKDSGYKGDLKVIEKELTQIRPGMMAIKFNVPIITRVYGEVSLAFNVKDKGLVLISGCNHQGILQMTSTAYQKLKYDNDRFYGIYGGLHISPFEDWDPKYDDLVISLGKWDFEKVGCNHCTGHLTAKKFVEAGYPVVKGTARFRTSSPDYLGNGDTIIF; encoded by the coding sequence ATGACCGAACAACACACTCCGACCCGGCGCGATTTCGTCAAAGGCGCCGCTACCGGGGCCATCGGCGGAGCTCTGTTGGGCATGGGGGCCTATTCCTACTCGCCCATGGCCTATAGCCGGATGCCCAAGGTAACCCGCCAGCAAGCAGACTTCGGCGCATGCCGAAGCGTCAAGGTGACGTCGATCTCCGAGACAAGCTGGTTCAACAACGCCCATCTCGTCGGCGACATCCACGCCGCGGGCGGCCTGCTGGTCGACCAGTACTCGATCAACTGGCCACCATTCGGCAACGGCAAGGGTGTCGCCAAGGGATCCTACGAGGATGGCATCAACTCCATCCGCAAGATGATCCCCGGCGACCTCGAAGAGGCCTGGGCCACGCAGGAGAAGCTGTCGCTACATCCGGACAATCCGGGCGGCTACTCGTGCCTCATCGAGGTGGAGGATCTGGATGGCTCCAAGCACAAGTATCTGCTGGACGCCGGTTGGTCCTACACGTGGATGGATCAGAGCTTCAAGCGCGAAGCCATCGACCAGATGCTTGCCGCCAACGAGATCGAAGCCCTGATCCTGAGCCACGAGCACTTCGACCACTTCTTCGGCTTCCCGGTGGTCATGAAATACAACAACACCATCCCGACCTACGCCCATGACGGCTTCTACAAGGAGGGCATGCAGTACATCAAGGACAGCGGCTACAAGGGCGATCTCAAGGTCATCGAAAAGGAACTGACCCAGATCCGCCCGGGAATGATGGCGATCAAGTTCAACGTGCCCATCATCACCCGCGTCTACGGCGAGGTCTCGCTGGCCTTCAATGTGAAGGACAAGGGTCTGGTTCTGATCTCCGGATGCAATCACCAGGGCATCCTGCAAATGACCAGCACTGCCTATCAGAAGCTGAAATACGACAATGACCGCTTCTACGGCATCTATGGCGGGCTCCACATCTCGCCATTCGAAGACTGGGACCCGAAATATGACGACCTCGTCATTTCGCTCGGCAAGTGGGACTTCGAGAAAGTCGGCTGCAACCACTGCACCGGCCACCTGACGGCGAAGAAATTCGTCGAGGCCGGCTACCCGGTGGTCAAGGGCACGGCCCGGTTCCGGACCTCCTCGCCCGACTATCTCGGAAATGGCGACACCATCATCTTCTAG
- a CDS encoding GntR family transcriptional regulator — protein MAHPCLDSLLSVIDTLHLKEGDRLPSERSLAEQLSVSRNTVRETLISLAAAGHIEIRGRSGCYLRTASTITWESLRKNGSPTAALEALGFMAPQLAACAAERCTPETAQALQDLTARLGRALVHRDGTLAAQIFMYFINILVELTGNPYIALLLRELDGNDRLRTTLGRLDQPRIDVFFPIHVGLLQAIKEHDRERARALAINYLDAFSDLLGFASKASPGARSKSQ, from the coding sequence ATGGCACATCCGTGTCTCGACAGTCTGCTGAGCGTCATCGACACGCTGCACCTGAAGGAAGGCGACAGACTACCGAGCGAGCGCAGTCTCGCCGAGCAGCTGTCTGTCAGCCGCAACACGGTCCGTGAGACACTCATCTCACTTGCCGCGGCCGGTCACATCGAAATCCGCGGACGCAGTGGCTGCTATCTGCGCACCGCATCGACCATCACCTGGGAATCCCTGCGCAAGAACGGTTCACCGACTGCCGCGCTTGAAGCTCTCGGCTTCATGGCCCCACAACTGGCAGCTTGTGCCGCCGAACGCTGCACGCCGGAAACCGCGCAGGCCCTACAGGATCTGACGGCCCGCCTCGGCCGCGCGCTCGTGCACCGCGACGGAACCCTGGCGGCTCAGATCTTTATGTACTTCATAAACATCCTCGTCGAGCTCACGGGCAATCCGTATATCGCTCTCCTGTTGCGCGAGCTCGATGGCAACGACCGACTGCGCACGACACTCGGCCGGCTGGATCAGCCCCGTATCGATGTCTTCTTCCCGATCCACGTGGGCCTTCTTCAGGCGATCAAGGAGCATGACCGCGAACGCGCACGGGCGCTGGCCATCAACTATCTGGATGCGTTCTCGGATCTGCTCGGCTTCGCCTCGAAGGCATCGCCCGGTGCCAGGAGCAAGAGCCAATGA